The nucleotide window gaaattttctgtctctctgttttaATCACTTACAGGAAATCTTTCCTCCTGGACCATGTGTTCCTCAAGGAGGAGTATGGGCTCTGCTTCCATGTTTCCATTACCTCACAGGCCCCATGTGAGTAAGGGCTCGAGAAGAGAGCTGGGGAGATGCCCCTTCCAGTGTGTACTTTTGGTGTAGCAGCTTAGGAATAAATGACTCACAGCTTAGTAGGAAAGTTGAAAAGTAACAAGGGCTCTAGGATGATAATGGCAAGGTTTATAAGAAACATAAACTAGCCTGGAACAATGACAGAGAAAGTTTGGTTTCTAGTGCTGCCTTGAGATTCACTCACACCACTTTGGCATTCAGATCGAGCTACTGTCTGTATATTCCAAGTTGAGAAGCCCTTTTCTAAACTCTATTGCCGGCTTTTCCCTTCGTTTCACTTGCTATTTAAAGTTTCAAAGCTTACCACACATCACGTCCTTTTTATCAGCTATGGCACACCTTAGAGCGGACATTTCCTTCAGGAGCCAAGGATACTGGAGCTTCCATTTAGAGAGTACTTATTATGGGTCAGATGAAGGCCTGCCTATGCCTAGAGTCATGCTGCTTGAAGCAATTCTAATATTCATTTAGTTAGAACCGTAACCACACCGAGTTATTGCTGGTCTCGTATGGATCATATATTCACAGGCAGCTCTTGGCTTCGACGAGAGGATGTGTATTATCTCTGCTATTGCCCatcatgtcttttcatttcattatggATATTGTGCTTGGAAGCCTGATTTTCAATCTGCAATCCCAATTAAATTCTTTCACCATTTAAGTGCATAGTTTTCTCTGAAGCGGACTTTGTTGAAGTTGATATCCATGATCTACCATCTTTGTCTTCCAGGGCTACTACTGCGTTTTGCTCTAACTGGGAAGGAAGAGACAATTTTTAATGTGAATGGACTTTGTAGCCTGGCATATATTTTTTACTGGCTATGAAAGCAGCTCAAGTTCCAGAAAGAATTAGAGTTCCGAAAGACAACTTTTTAATGTGAACCAATTAAAGCATTCTTTCCATCTTTATTGGATCTGTGGCCCCAAGCTCAATTGCGTCTCTTATTATATTCCTGCTGTGGTTACTGACAAGTGTAACTATATAAAAAGGATTGAAAGGGGCCAGCATAATTTCACCAAAGGAACATCAGGGTGAATTGCTGAAAACCACTAAACGTGATACCATTTAGATCAACTCCAAAATGAATGCTGCCAGCTGTCTGTAAGGACCCTTGGGTGATGGTGTCCATGCCCAAGGGTAAATGTCTTCTTCATATGAAGCCTCCTAGGAAACTGAGAATTAGGGACTAACATTCATGAGAACCAAAGTTAGGAAAAAGTGAGGAAAAGTAAGGAGTTAATTGTAAGTCAGAGCCCAGAGAGACCATTTGAGCAGAGATTTTCCAGGGGTCATGCACACATTTTCAAATACAGAGCTAGAGAAACAAGAGGGATGTTGAGAACGGACTATGTCATCAGAATTGAGCAAGCAAAAGCTTAGACTTAGAAGCATGGAAAAGAGATAGGAGGCCCTGTGTGAGCCTCTCCTGCTTGAAAGAAGACTTCAGTGTCAGAAGATATTTAACAGCAAAGAGGTCCTTTTGTGAAGAAGGGAAAGTCTTTTTTAATTAGTAATGTTCAGTGTACTTCATGTTCCTCTGGAGTTTGTAATCTAATACTTATTAATTGGGTATGAATAAACATAAATAACCTCTATCcagtgaagggaagggagaatggTCATGTCAGGAAGTTTTCAGTAGTGGTGGAAATGAATGATTACGTTTACGATTTGAGTTATCATGAGTAATTCTAACTATTATGTTTTATAATAAGAGTAATTCTACTCTTACTATGTTTCTTTGAGGATGTAAAGTGACTAAATAAATCTGAACGACAACTGTACTTTATTGATTTTGCAGAGATAAGAGGAAGATTTATACATCATGGAACCTTTTATCAGATTTGGAAGAAAGTAAAGGGAGTGCAGAGATGCCAGACCGCCACTAAGACCCATGGACAATCCCGCGCTCACACTTCTCTATCGAACTTTAGGATTTATTAGTAATATGCTGCCTTtgcaagaagaaaacaaactaatGCCAAGAAGGCATATTCTTCCATATTTGGAATAGACGTGCTCTCAAGACAATGGCTTCAAAGGTCTCCTGTCTCTACGTTTTGACAGTTGTGTGCTGGGCCAGCGCCCTCTGGTATCTGAGTATAACGCGTCCCACTTCTTCCTACACTGGCTCCAAGCCATTCAGCCACCTAACAGTTGCCAGGAAAAACTTCACCTTTGGCAACATAAGAACTCGACCTATAAACCCACATTCTTTTGAATTTCTTATAAATGAGCCCAACAAATGTGAGAAAAACATTCCTTTCCTTGTCATCCTCATCAGCACCACCCACAAAGAATTTGATGCTCGCCAGGCAATCCGAGAGACGTGGGGGGATGAGAACAACTTCAAAGGGATCAAGATAGCCACTCTCTTCCTCCTGGGCAAGAACGCCGATCCGGTTCTGAATCAGATGGTGGAGCAAGAGAGCCAAATCTTTCACGACATCATCGTGGAAGACTTCATTGACTCCTACCATAACCTTACCCTCAAAACATTAATGGGAATGAGATGGGTGGCGACTTTTTGTTCAAAAGCCAAGTATGTCATGAAAACAGACAGTGACATTTTTGTAAACATGGACAACCTTATTTACAAACTCCTAAAACCCTCCACCAAGCCAAGAAGAAGGTATTTTACTGGCTACGTCATCAATGGTGGGCCAATCCGGGACGTCCGCAGTAAGTGGTACATGCCCAGGGATTTGTACCCTGACAGTAACTACCCACCTTTCTGTTCGGGGACTGGCTATATCTTTTCAGCTGATGTGGCTGAACTCATTTATAAGACCTCACTCCATACAAGGCTGCTTCACCTTGAAGATGTCTATGTGGGGCTGTGTCTTCGAAAACTGGGCATACATCCTTTCCAGAACAGTGGCTTCAATCACTGGAAAATGGCCTACAGTTTGTGTAGATATCGCCGTGTCATCACCGTGCATCAGATCTCTCCAGAAGAAATGCACAGAATCTGGAATGACATGTCAAGCAAGAAACATCTCAGATGTTAGGACTTTTACTGATGTAAatacagttcttttcttttttaagaaacgGGGCCTAGGGTGTTGGTGTTTTACTGGTGTCACCAGGGGAAATGAACCTGTGTAGGGGTTTTGTAAAAAGCTTTTTGCTTCCCCCTCCTAGTTTCTTTCGTGGATTGCCCATTTACAAATGTTAGACTCTGGTCATAGAAACAATACATGAGTTAAAAGGGCCAGATTTCAGTCTCAGGTCCTGAGGCATTGCATTTGTCTCAAAAAGCAACATCCTAACGATGGCTAGAATTTGCATACTGTGCATCTGAGATAAAAATCTAGTTCTGGGAAACCAAGACTCGCGGTAATGTCTTCATATCATCTCTGCAAAAATAACAGTAAGTAACTCCTTTTCAGAAATAATACAGTCAGGAAGACACACCCGGTGTCATTATTAATACTGTGTGTGCTGTTCCATTGAATTTTTACATCTCTTGCCATGTAATGTCTACAGTATTTGCCGTTCCACCAAGAAATGAACTTAGACCTGGCAGGGAGGTTGCcgctaaataaatggaaatttaaacTTGAAAATCAAGTATTCTGTATGGTTGGAAGACAACTCTGCTTACTCATCCGAGGATTAAACCTGGTCATCGGGTGGAATGTATATAAaatgctacttaaaaaaataaacaagatttttttttttggtcttttgaaACAAACATTATCTGGTGCCTCCAAGGAGATTTTGCCAAATGTAATCTCACCTGCTTCCCTCCATACAGTGTTGCTAAATGCATTTTACAGATTCTGGCTCGGTAAGGCACGTATGTAGAAATACATTGGTAGGAGAGCAGAAAAACGATAAATTATGAGGAGACAATACAAATTTACATATGCATTATAATTAACATAAGCAAGCTTAGCAATAGTATAAGATGCCTCTCCCACACACTTACAAAGCCTGTGAGATAATCTTTCAATGGGTCCCAATGTTGTTGAATGCTTTAGCCCTACCGTTGATAGATGTAATATTCTAACATGAGCAACATCCGGGTACCTCTAGCAGCAATGCTGTTAGTGCTCTGGAAGCCCTGTGACTGAGGTTCATGGGAAGCAAGGGTAGAGAGGCTTGGGATCAGTTTCTCTTGATACCATCATACTTGTTGGGTCAGGCGAGCAGGCATCTTTACCTTGCTGTGCTTTAATatgctcatttataaaatggatggAAAAAACACCTACCTCACAGGTGCTGTGAGAGCAAATTGCATTTGCTAAGTATTTTGAGATCCTTAGTTTAAAAGGTGCTAATGCAATGTGTCATGCATTATGCCAAATGCTCAAATAATTAGTTACAATGATGGTCATCAGTAGTAGTAACATCATCTTAAATATAAATTCTGCCAGCATAAAGATCAAACCTGAACTATTACTGCATCTGATTCTTCTAAAACTTTGACTTTTCCCTGGATATCTTAGGTGTTTGGAGAAGCTTCAGTTTCTCTATCATTTCCTCTGGTTTCAATGAGTAAGTTTTTACTTCGGTGCAATGCCTTGATTTCCCAGGGTGCTGAAAGTGAAGGCAGCTGCCTTTCTTTGGGGAGGAGCCTCTGGCTGGAAACATACTACAATAATTGAATCACATGCTTTGCAAAATGTATTATGTCCCATCGACTTAGATCTCAGGAAACACTGATCTGAATTCTCAGTAAGAACTTTGAGGGCCGGTAGGGCTAGTCCCTCTCTATCAGAAGGAGAATAGGCACCCTGCAAACCCACACATGGCACATCTTCTATTCATTAGGaatcttctgtttgttttcattcaAAGACAGCCCTGCAACTGAAAGAATATAACTTTTCTTTTAACTTGACCTTTTGAAGCTCCCCCTAGAAGTTGATagcaaacaagtaaacaaaatgaaCGCATGGAAGTCATGGCCTCTTTCTTGACAACACTGGATCTCTTACCCGAGCCCAAAAGAACGCAGTATGAGACAGGTCTTCCTGTCCTTCAATACATCCTCATCAAAGAGTCAGCCGGACTGCCGAGTTTGATTGGAAAACAGCATTAGGTAGCCTGGGGAGAGATGGATCAACACAAGGTGAGCCCCTCTCTAGCCCCCAACCCTCAACTGCTGTGAGTTCCGGTCATTGGAAAAATCTCATGACTTTGTACTTGGTTCACATGTCAGGCACCTAGCTGAATTGAGCTTGTGTCTTCTACTACCATCTTGCATTTACCTTATCCTCAGCCAAGCCACCTTTGTGTCAAGGAATTGCACATTATCAACATATATGTACATCTATGAATTGttttctatgtatgtgtgtgtgtacattataAATAGAGCCCTAATCTTTATAGGTTGCAAAAATCAGAGAATCATATGTCTT belongs to Meles meles chromosome 9, mMelMel3.1 paternal haplotype, whole genome shotgun sequence and includes:
- the B3GALT1 gene encoding beta-1,3-galactosyltransferase 1 gives rise to the protein MASKVSCLYVLTVVCWASALWYLSITRPTSSYTGSKPFSHLTVARKNFTFGNIRTRPINPHSFEFLINEPNKCEKNIPFLVILISTTHKEFDARQAIRETWGDENNFKGIKIATLFLLGKNADPVLNQMVEQESQIFHDIIVEDFIDSYHNLTLKTLMGMRWVATFCSKAKYVMKTDSDIFVNMDNLIYKLLKPSTKPRRRYFTGYVINGGPIRDVRSKWYMPRDLYPDSNYPPFCSGTGYIFSADVAELIYKTSLHTRLLHLEDVYVGLCLRKLGIHPFQNSGFNHWKMAYSLCRYRRVITVHQISPEEMHRIWNDMSSKKHLRC